A window from Zingiber officinale cultivar Zhangliang chromosome 7A, Zo_v1.1, whole genome shotgun sequence encodes these proteins:
- the LOC122000997 gene encoding peroxidase 4-like produces the protein MHTLSSLFHNCPSYTVYAMASSSNYFSSFSRASLPLFFFFFLLLLHSDASAKLSTDFYAQSCPQVFDTVKSVVKSAINQEKRIGASLLRLLFHDCFVLGCDASVLLDDTPTLLGEKTAKPNNNSLRGFEVVDRIKTAVEKVCPGVVSCADILAITARDSVVFLNGPSWEVKLGRRDSRKASFNKANTDIPPPTSSLANLTAAYAKKGLSVGDLVALSGAHTIGKARCISFRDHIYNDTDINGSFAKLRQANCPCTSGSGDNNLAPLDLQTPTVFDNDYFNNLISFKGLLHSDQELYNTSGSSSAALVKSYSRSTAAFFDGFVAAMIKMSDIRPLTGKRGEIRKNCRKVN, from the exons ATGCACACTCTTTCATCACTCTTTCACAATTGTCCTAGCTATACTGTGTATGCAATGGCTTCCTCTTCCAATTACTTCTCCAGCTTTTCTCGTGCTTCTctgcctcttttcttcttcttcttcctcctcctcctccacagCGACGCCTCGGCGAAGCTCTCCACGGACTTCTACGCCCAGTCGTGTCCCCAAGTGTTCGACACTGTGAAATCCGTCGTCAAATCCGCCATTAACCAAGAGAAGCGGATCGGCGCTTCCCTCCTTCGCCTCCTCTTCCATGACTGTTTTGTTCTC GGTTGCGATGCGTCGGTGTTATTAGACGACACGCCCACCTTGCTAGGAGAGAAGACCGCTAAGCCAAACAACAACTCCCTCAGGGGTTTCGAAGTCGTCGATCGAATCAAGACGGCGGTGGAAAAGGTGTGCCCGGGAGTCGTGTCCTGTGCCGATATCTTGGCAATCACTGCAAGGGACTCTGTCGTCTTT TTGAACGGGCCGAGCTGGGAGGTGAAGCTGGGGAGGAGGGACTCGAGGAAGGCGAGCTTCAACAAAGCAAACACGGACATTCCTCCGCCAACCTCATCGCTCGCCAATCTAACCGCTGCCTACGCAAAGAAGGGGCTCTCAGTCGGAGACTTGGTCGCGCTTTCtg GCGCCCACACGATTGGGAAGGCGCGGTGTATTTCCTTCCGGGACCACATCTACAACGACACCGACATCAACGGCTCCTTCGCCAAGCTTCGGCAGGCCAATTGCCCCTGCACCTCCGGCTCCGGCGACAACAACCTGGCGCCGCTGGACCTGCAGACTCCGACGGTGTTCGACAACGACTACTTCAACAACCTCATCTCCTTCAAGGGCCTCCTCCACTCTGACCAAGAGCTCTACAATACCAGCGGCAGCAGCAGCGCGGCCCTGGTCAAGTCCTACTCCCGCAGCACCGCCGCCTTCTTCGACGGCTTCGTCGCGGCGATGATCAAGATGAGCGACATCCGGCCGCTCACCGGCAAGAGGGGCGAGATTAGGAAGAACTGCAGGAAGGTTAATTAA
- the LOC122000998 gene encoding transcription repressor OFP2-like, with product MGNHRFRLSDIMPNTWFYKLKDMSQRSRKSNGGQPSRAGAVSPKPVAPPATKLLPNRASCYYSSRTEVEGFSFFPTHSKAMDTHFPGEPHRNSKKRSRNKPLRAPPIKPRLVVSSVPAGYRGRALNTEELLTPTPSPSEMPTVRRDLYVNGEELELDFGSDDVESWLHSASCRFTPSTTDVDSSKNSKLDEFELELESISELKLPPILTKPVPKEAEYEDKSLHHNSWIDQNAILVSKSKITNQSQRQRQSQPKVSPASLRRLRIRANSPRLASKMLSNRRPAITMQQKRGSPFPSSFAVVKSSSDPQRDFRDSMMEMIVENNIRASKDLEELLACYLSLNANEYHDIIVEVFQQIWFYRTNFKL from the coding sequence ATGGGAAACCATAGGTTTCGTCTGTCGGACATTATGCCGAACACTTGGTTCTACAAGCTCAAAGACATGAGCCAAAGATCGAGGAAAAGCAACGGGGGTCAGCCGTCGAGGGCGGGGGCGGTCTCACCGAAGCCCGTCGCGCCACCGGCCACCAAACTGCTTCCAAATAGAGCCTCTTGCTACTATTCCAGCAGAACAGAGGTAGAGGGGTTCTCGTTCTTCCCCACCCACTCCAAGGCCATGGACACTCACTTTCCCGGCGAGCCTCATCGGAACTCCAAGAAGCGGAGCAGGAACAAGCCCCTCCGAGCACCGCCCATCAAGCCGAGGTTGGTGGTCTCCTCTGTTCCCGCCGGCTACCGCGGCAGAGCACTAAATACGGAAGAATTGCTGACTCCGACGCCGTCTCCGTCCGAGATGCCGACGGTTCGACGTGACCTCTACGTGAACGGGGAGGAACTTGAGCTCGATTTCGGGTCCGACGACGTGGAATCGTGGTTGCATTCGGCAAGCTGCAGATTTACGCCCTCTACCACGGACGTGGACTCGAGCAAGAACTCAAAGCTGGATGAgtttgagctcgagctcgagtcCATCTCCGAGCTCAAGCTCCCGCCGATTTTGACGAAGCCAGTGCCGAAAGAAGCCGAATATGAGGACAAAAGCTTGCACCAcaactcctggatcgatcagaatGCAATCTTGGTTAGCAAGAGCAAAATCACGAACCAAAGCCAGAGGCAGAGGCAGAGCCAACCGAAGGTCTCTCCCGCCAGCCTCCGCCGCCTCCGAATTCGAGCCAACTCGCCGCGGCTCGCGAGCAAGATGCTAAGCAACAGGAGGCCGGCGATAACGATGCAGCAGAAAAGGGGCTCGCCGTTTCCGTCGAGCTTTGCGGTGGTGAAGTCATCATCAGACCCGCAGAGGGACTTCCGGGACTCGATGATGGAGATGATCGTGGAGAACAACATCCGGGCGTCCAAGGACTTGGAGGAGCTTCTCGCTTGCTACCTCTCGCTCAATGCCAACGAGTACCATGATATCATCGTCGAGGTGTTCCAGCAAATTTGGTTCTATCGCACTAACTTCAAACTGTAA